CCTGATTTGCTCCGTGCCACGTGGTCTGGTTTCAGATGCCCTCAccagctgcttcttgctcttccaCAGCACGACTTCTCGCTGGAAAGAAAAGTCCTTTACTGGGTTGAGGTGGCCTCTCAGCAGCAAACCTCCCGGCATCGGGTCACCTCCGAAGTTGTCCCCACAGCTCCGCCGTGCTGGTTGCTGCTGGTGGACCCTGCCGACAGCTACGGGGGGAGACTGCGGGACGGGGCAGTGCGGCGCTGCGTCAGCCTGAGCGCTGCCGATGACAGCTATGGGCACCCCAAGGGCAGAGGTGCCTTGTCAGACACCGAGAGCGAGACGTGGCACTCCGAGGAGGATGAGTACTCGGAGGACGATGAGTACTCCTCCACCTCCTGGGAAGAGAACGAGAAAGATGAAAAGGTTTCCAGGAGGAGAAACATTGGGAGCGGTGTGGCTCCACGTCTTGGCTTTTACCAGACTCGACCAAAGACATCGCCTGGCTTGCTGGAGCCCTCGCCGGAGAACAGCGGCCAAAACCCAGCCAGCTCATACCCGAGCAAGCAGAGAAGATCTATGGTGATATTTAACAACATGAAGAATGAGCTGGAAGCAGCCAGGAGGAAGCTGGCTGCTTTGGTGCATCCTTTGAACAGAGCCGCCGGGGAGAGCAGAGGGGTCCCGGTGCCACGGccgctcccccagcacccccgcACCAGCCGCAGCATCAAGTACGGGCCAGCCCCGGACGTGTCCCACCTGGGGACCCTGGTGCCGGCTCCTCCGGCCACGGCTGCCCCGATCCCCCCAATCAAACGGCATAAGCCCACAGTGCCGGTGAGGTGTTTCCTTCTGGTAGCCTTTTGCTTGTTGCTGAGACAGGAGGGAGGTGGAGGGTGTCGAATCGGTCCTGTTTGTTGGGGTCTGGCCAGCAAAACGGAACTGAAATGGGGCTTTGGGAGCGCAAAACCCATGAAAAACTGCTGATGAGTTTTCATAAGAAGTGAAGGAAAGGGTCTTTTTTATGCTGGGGTTTAAAGGCAAGCTTTCTGGGAGCACGTTTACTTGCTCTGTCCTAAGCAAAACATCCCTTTTTTCCCAACAAGCAAggcattttatttgattttcaactgaaacactaaaaaaaaaagtgacatatttttttcccctctttcctctccGTTTTTCCCCCTCTAACAGATATAAATGGGGTTTATGGGGAGATGCCCTCTTAGAGCCATCATGTCTTTTCTAGGAAACTTTGGACTTCATAGTCCTATAAGAAACACAAATCATTTAATGATAGAGACAGTGATGTGAAGTGATGGAGTAAGTACTGCTTTCCATCACCTTAAATCTGAATTACACcatgttttttaagaaatcacATCTCATCCAGCTACTTG
This window of the Accipiter gentilis chromosome 10, bAccGen1.1, whole genome shotgun sequence genome carries:
- the LOC126043850 gene encoding ubiquitin-associated protein 1-like isoform X2, whose product is MISSDARNQTVAMSYLDEVPFRMARSLDSDSGGENTLITAPAIELPDCADILMSTMHDFSLERKVLYWVEVASQQQTSRHRVTSEVVPTAPPCWLLLVDPADSYGGRLRDGAVRRCVSLSAADDSYGHPKGRGALSDTESETWHSEEDEYSEDDEYSSTSWEENEKDEKVSRRRNIGSGVAPRLGFYQTRPKTSPGLLEPSPENSGQNPASSYPSKQRRSMVIFNNMKNELEAARRKLAALVHPLNRAAGESRGVPVPRPLPQHPRTSRSIKYGPAPDVSHLGTLVPAPPATAAPIPPIKRHKPTVPSLSPYACLPPASTPVRPLSSHRSKPDSAADLLSALSQEERDLIEPVIALGYPTHKAILTLQKTGKQSLSQFLSYLGACDRLLKQGYEEGQVEEAMEMFQYSEKKAAEFLHLLAQFNDMGFQQNEIKEVLLLCGNQREKALEELVMKTQ
- the LOC126043850 gene encoding ubiquitin-associated protein 1-like isoform X3 → MSYLDEVPFRMARSLDSDSGGENTLITAPAIELPDCADILMSTMHDFSLERKVLYWVEVASQQQTSRHRVTSEVVPTAPPCWLLLVDPADSYGGRLRDGAVRRCVSLSAADDSYGHPKGRGALSDTESETWHSEEDEYSEDDEYSSTSWEENEKDEKVSRRRNIGSGVAPRLGFYQTRPKTSPGLLEPSPENSGQNPASSYPSKQRRSMVIFNNMKNELEAARRKLAALVHPLNRAAGESRGVPVPRPLPQHPRTSRSIKYGPAPDVSHLGTLVPAPPATAAPIPPIKRHKPTVPSLSPYACLPPASTPVRPLSSHRSKPDSAADLLSALSQEERDLIEPVIALGYPTHKAILTLQKTGKQSLSQFLSYLGACDRLLKQGYEEGQVEEAMEMFQYSEKKAAEFLHLLAQFNDMGFQQNEIKEVLLLCGNQREKALEELVMKTQ